A genomic window from Candidatus Zixiibacteriota bacterium includes:
- a CDS encoding GNAT family N-acetyltransferase: MLKYTEGIKDISKDDILRLYNSVNWTTYTKEPDNLIKAIKNSTHVVICTENDKLIGLARCLSDDSAIHYLQDILVDPAFQHRGIGRELLNRCLKRFEHVRAHVLLTDDDEKQKLFYESVGYTSTKSLKKTVLNCFVKMPGMNLE; the protein is encoded by the coding sequence ATGCTAAAATATACCGAGGGCATCAAGGATATCTCAAAAGATGATATTCTCAGATTGTATAATTCAGTCAATTGGACCACCTATACAAAAGAACCGGATAATCTCATTAAGGCCATAAAAAATTCTACCCATGTAGTTATCTGCACCGAGAATGATAAGCTTATCGGCCTGGCGCGCTGTCTGTCTGACGACAGCGCTATCCACTACCTCCAGGATATTCTTGTTGATCCGGCCTTTCAGCATCGCGGGATTGGCCGTGAACTTCTTAATCGATGTTTGAAGAGATTCGAACATGTCAGGGCGCATGTTCTTCTCACCGATGATGATGAAAAACAAAAACTTTTTTATGAATCCGTCGGCTATACCAGTACAAAATCATTGAAAAAAACTGTATTAAACTGCTTTGTAAAAATGCCGGGAATGAATTTGGAGTGA